The Haloferax volcanii DS2 DNA segment CGACCACGCGATGGACCTCGTCGGCGACGACCTCTCGGACCTGACGGTCGTCTACGACGCCATGCACGGCAGCGGCCGCGGCGTCACCGACGCGCTCCTCGAAGCCGCCGGCGCGGAGGTCGTCCGCCTGCGCTGTGAGCGCGACGCCGACTTCGGCGGCATCTCGCCGGAGCCCTCCGCGGAGAACCTCGGCGGCCTCGCCGAGGCGATGGCCGAACACGACGCGGACCTCGGGGTCGCCAACGACGGCGACGCCGACCGCATCGGCATCGCCACGCCCGACCGCGGCGTCCTCGACGAGAACCTCTTTTTCGCCGCCGTCTACGACTACCTGCTCGAATCCGACTCCGGTCCGGCCATCCGGACCGTCTCGACCACGTTCCTCATCGACCGCATCGCCGAGGCGCACGGCGAGGAGGTGTTCGAGACCGCGGTCGGCTTCAAGTGGGTCGCAGACGGCATGCGCGAACACGACGCGCTCATGGGCGGCGAGGAGTCCGGCGGCTTCTCGGTCCGCGGGCACGTCCGCGAGAAGGACGGCGTCCTCATGGGCCTGCTCGCGGCCGCCGCGACCGCCGAGGAGGACTTCGACGCCCGCCTCGACCGCATCGAGGCCGAACACGGCGACATCGTCGCCGACAAGATAAGCGTCGCCTGCCCCGACGCCGAGAAGGCGCGCGTCATCGACGACCTCGAAGACGTACTTCCGGAGACGGTCGCCGGCCGCGATATCGCCAAGGTCGTCACGCTCGACGGCTTCAAACTCCTCTTAGACGACGGTTCGTGGCTCCTCGTCCGCCCCTCGGGGACGGAGCCGAAGATGCGCGTCTACGCCGAAGCCGGGAGCGAAGACGCGGTCTCGACGCTCCTCGAAGCCGGCCGCGAACTCGTCGAACCGCTCGTCTGAGCGGGCGGTTCAGGGCTCTCGTCTCTCTTCTTCGTCGCCGACCGGTCTGACGACCCCGCGGTACGCCGGCGTGAAAAGCGGGAGCGTCTCCGCGTGCTCGGTCAGCGAGACGCCGTCGCCCCCGGACTCGACGAGGTCCGCGGCCTGAAGCTTCGGCAGGTGGACGTGAACGATGCCGACCTCCGCCTGCTGGACGACCTGCACGTCGACCTCGTCGGGCGGGAGGTCGGTCGTCCGAACCGCGAGGGCGACCGCGAGGTCCCAGACCGACGCCGGCTCCGACCGGTCGTGGAGGTACTCCAGCACGTAGCGGCGCGACGGGTCCGCGAGCGCGTCGAACACGCGGTCCCAGTCGGTCAGGATACGGTCGCTCCGGTCTCGGTGTGCCATGGGCCTTGACTCCCTAGCGCTTGACGACCGGCGGCTAAATCTGTGTCGATTGTTAACTCTCAACATCCGCGGCGGCGCGGCCGTCACTCGTCGCGCAGGACGCCGCGAAACCGCCCCTCGTCGTCGCTTCGGTCCTCGATGTCGAATCCGAGCGACTCGTAGAACGGCTTGACGCCCCCGTCGAAGTCGACGACGAGTCGGCCCCGGCGGTCGAGCGCCGCACGGACGAGTTGGGTTCCGACCCCCCGGCCGCGGCGACTCGGGGAGACGGCTACGGCCTCGATATAGTCGCCGTCGAGCGCCAGCGCGCCGACGACCCGGCCGGACGCCTCCGCGACGAGGCAGTCGCCGGCGGCCAGTCGGTCGCGGATTTCGCCCGCGTCGGCTTCGAGCAGTCCGGCGTCGAGGACGCGCATCACGGCCACCAGTTCGTCGGGGTCGCCCTCGCGGACGCGGGCTCCGCCGGTCTCACGGTCTCTCTCGGTGTCTTCCATACCGCCGACTACCCGCCTTTGATGAGGCGGAGCACCTTCACGCGGTCGACTTCGACGGACTGGTCTTCGGGGACGGGGCGGCCGTCGACGAGGACGGTCACCTCGTGGGGGCTGAGGTCCACCGCCCGCACGAGGTCCGCGTAGGTCCCGTCGTCGTCGACGGCGACCTCGCTGGTCTCCTCGCCGACGACCTCGACGGTCACGTTCATGGTCGCTCGTGGGTCGGGCGCGGGTTTCAGTCCGTCGGCTCGGCGTCGGCCGGGGGCGGTCTCCGTCTCGCACGGTTTATGTGCGGGGCGGTCGGTAGAACGGATATGAGCGAGGCCGCGGAGTCGGGCGACGCCCCGGCGGGTCGTGAAATCTGGATCGAGAAGTACCGACCGCAGACCTTCGACGACGTCTACGGGCAGGACGACATCGTCGAGCGCCTGCGCAGCTACATCGAGCGCGACGACCTGCCGCACCTCCTGTTCGCGGGGCCGGCGGGCGTCGGCAAGACCACCTCCGCGACGGCCATCGCCCGCGCCATCTACGGCGACGACTGGCGCGGCAACTTCCTCGAACTCAACGCCTCCGACGAGCGCGGTATCGACGTGGTCCGCGACCGCATCAAGAACTTCGCGCGCTCGTCGTTCGGCGGTCACGACTACCGCGTCATCTTCCTCGACGAGGCCGACTCGCTGACGAACGACGCGCAGTCGGCGCTCCGCCGGACGATGGAGCAGTTCTCCGACAACACGCGCTTCATCCTCTCGTGTAACTACTCCTCGAAGATTATCGACCCCATCCAGTCGCGCTGCGCGGTGTTCCGGTTTTCCCCGCTCGGCGACGACGCCATCGCGGAGCAGGTCCGCGACATCGCCGCCGCCGAGGACATCGAGGTCACGGAAGACGGCCTCGACGCGCTGGTCTACGCCGCCGGCGGCGACATGCGCCGCGCCATCAACTCCCTTCAGGCCGCCGCGACGACCGGCGAGGTCGTCGACGAGGAGGCCGTCTACATGATTACCTCGACGGCCCGCCCCGAGGACATCGAGGAGATGGTCCGGGCCGCCATCGACGGCGAGTTCACGGCCGCGCGCAAGCAGTTAGAGACGCTCATCGTCGACACCGGGATGGCCGGCGGCGACATCATCGACCAGCTTCACCGCTCGGTCTGGGAGTTCGACCTCGACGAGCGCGACGCCGTCCGCCTCATGGAGCGCATCGGCGAGGCCGACTACCGCATCTCCGAGGGCGCGAACGAGCAGGTCCAACTCGAAGCGCTCCTCGCGTCGCTCGCGCTCTCGCAGAACTGAACGCAGGACACTGCACCGGTCGTTTCGACGCCGCGGTCTCCGGTCTCTCCACTCGTTTTCGCGTCTGTCACGCCCGGAACTCGAAGCGCGCGCCGCCCGCCGTTCCGGAGGTCACGATGGCCGACCAGCCGTGGGCCTCGGCGATGGATTGGACGATGGCCAGCCCGTAGCCGATGCCGTCCTCGCCGGTCGTCTCGCCCGGTTCGAACACCTCGTCGCGGCGCTCGGGCTCGATGCCGGGGCCGTCGTCTTCGACGTAGAAGCCGCCGTCGACGCCGCCGACCTCGACGCGCACGTCGCGGCCGTCGTGTTCGACGGCGTCGTCGGGAGTATCCCGACTGCCCGTCGAGCCGTGCTCGACGGCGTCACCAGACGCAGTCTGGTTGCCCGTGGAACCATGTTCGACGGCGTTCCGAAACAGATTGGAAAGCAGTTCGGCGAGGCGGTCCTCGTCGGCGTCGACGACGACCGACTGGCTGGTGACCAACTCGGCGTCGCCGGTATCGGTGGTCGCCCACGCCTGCCGGGCGACCGCCCCGAGGTCGACGCGCTCCGTCTCGTCGACCAGTTGGCCGCGGCGAGCGAGCGACAGCAGGTCGTCGATGAGTTCTTCCATCTGTTCGAGCGCCCGCTCGGCGGTGTCGAACCGCACCTCGTCGCCGGTCTCGCGGGCCAGTTCGAGGTTCCCGCGGGCGACCGAAAGCGGGTTGCGAAGGTCGTGGCTCACGATGTTCGCGAACTCTTCGAGGCGCTCGTTCTGTCGCTCTAGCTCGCTTTCGCGGGTCTTCCGCTCCGTGATGTCGGTGTAGATGGCGTACCCCGCCCCGCGCTCCTCGCCGGGCGACAGCGGGACGACGTTCAGGATGAACTCGCGGACGCCGCCGTCGGTCCGGCGGCGGACCTCCCCGCGGTAGCTCTCGCCGGTGGCGACGAGGAGTTCGGGGATGGTCTCGTCGGCCCCCGGTTCCGGCACCGGGTCCGGGTCCGGCTCCGGCGGGACGATTCGCCCGAGGAGGTCGCTGCCGACCACGTCGTCGGCGTCGTAGCCGAACGCCGACTGGAACGCCCGATTCACGTCGCGAACGGTGACCGCGCCGGCTTCCACGTCGTAGGCGACGGCGGCGTCGGAGACGTGTTCGAACAGCGCCGTCGAGCGGTCGCGCTCCTCGCGGAGCCGCGACTCGGCGCGGATGCGCTCGGCCGTGACCGCGACGTGCGCCATGAGGAGTTCGGCCAGTTCGGCGTCGCGCTCGTCGAACGCGCCGGGGGTGAACGTGGTCGCCTGAAAGACGCCGAGGTCCCCGATGGGGACGCTCAGGACCGCGCGGTACATCCGCTTGACCGGCCTGGCCTCGGGGTGGTTGCGCACGTCGTCGGTGATGTCCGTGTTCCCCGACAGGTACACCTCGGCCGCGATGCCGCCGTCGTCGAGCGGGACGCGCTCCGCGCCGTCGGCCGGCGCGTCCGACGAGATAGCCGCCGGAACGATGTAGCCGTCCTCGACGACGCCCACGTAGCTGATGTCGAACTCGAGGATGTCGTCGGTGATTTCGACGGTCTGTTCGAACAGTTCGTCGAGGCTCGTCGCCGCGGCCAGTTCGGTGGCTCCTCGGTGGAGTCGCTCTATCTGCTCGCGGCTCTTTCTGACGGCGGCTTCGGACTCGATGCGGCTCCGCGTCTCGGAGACGTAGGACACGAGGAGTTCGGCCAGCGTGAGGTCGGTCTCGTCGTACGCGCCGACCTCGTTGGAGATGGCCTGAAACACGCCGTCGTCGCCCAGCGGGACGCTCACCGCCGAGCGGTACGCGGGGTCGTCGGGGTCGGCCACGGGGTGGTCGCGCACGTCGTCCACGAGAAACGAGCGTTTGGTCCGGTGCGTCTCCCCGAGCAGGCCCGTGTCCGAGGGAATCGGCCCCGTCCCGGCCATATCGTCGTTGTTGGCGGCGACGTAGAAGCTGTCCCCGTCGTGGACGAAAAACGAGGTGTTGTCGAACTCGAGGATGTGCTCCGTGAGGCCGATGGCGCGCTCGTAGAGTTCGTCGACCGTCCCGGCCGTGATGAGGTCCGTCGTCCCCTCGTAGAGCCGCTTGAGCCGGTCCCACTCGGCGTCGTTTCGGGCCAGCGCCACCTCCTCGGCGTCTCTGTCGGCGGTCGATGCGAGCACCCATCGAACCTGCGATTCGAGCCCGGAGCGGTCGCCGCGGCTGACGTAGGCGTCGAATCGGGCCGGCCGCTCGACGGCCTCGGGCGACACCTCGGTGTACAGAATCGTCGGCACGTCGCGGGGTATCTCGGCGTCCGGGTCCGTGACGACGACGCACGCCGCGTCGCTCGGGTCGTTCTCGTCACTCGCTGACGCCACCGTGACCCCGTCGCCGAGGGCGATATCGTCGAAGTCGTCGTCCACGAAAACCGTTGGGTCCGTCGCGTGCACGGCAGTCCCCCTACTGGAGGGCGACGAGAACTATAATCGTTGCGGCATGTTCTCAATGAGCAAGAACACGCCGCGAGCGGTCCGATTCGGCGGCGCGGCGCTTTGACCTCGCCGGATTCCTCAGTTTAGCGACCAGAACCCGTAGTTGAGCGCGGCGGCGAAGCACGTCCACAGGAGGTAGGGGACGAGGAGGGCGGCGGCGCGCCGATTGACGGCGGCGAACTCGCGCGTCGTCGCCAGAATCGCCGCGAGGAGGACGACGATGACGGCGAGGCCGACCGCGGGCGACCGCAGTCCGAAGAACGCCGCGGACCACGCGACGTTGACGACGAGGTGGCCGACGAAGACGGCGAGCGCCCGCTCGCGGCGGGGGTGGTCGCGCCGGGAGACGAGCCACGCGGCGACGCCCATGAGGGTAAACAGCGTCACCCAGACCGGGCCGAACACCCAGTTCGGCGGGGCGAACCACGGGCGGGCGAGCGTCGCGTACCACGACCCCGCGTCGGTGACGGTGAAGACACTCCCGAGCGCGCCTGCGAGTTGCGCGAGGGCGACCCACGCGAGCAGTTCGACCGCCGGTCGCCGCCGGAGCGAAGCGAGTTTCATACTCTTCGTTCGCTCGGGTGGGAAATGAACGACGCGGCCCGTGCGGGCGAAATTGTGGGGAATCGGGCGTCTGCGTCCATCTCCCGGAACTGTTTTACCCGACGGTAGACCAGAGTTTGGCAATGAGCGAACTCGAAGCGGAGTACCGCCTCGACTACTTCGAGGAGGAGGGCTTCTACCGGAAGCAGTGCCCCGTGACGGGGGTCCACTTCTGGACACGAGACCCCGACCGCGAGACTTGCGGCGAACCGCCCGCCGACGACTACACCTTCATCGACAACCCCGGCTTCGACGAGGAGTACACCCTCGAAGAGATGCGCGAGAAGTTCCTCTCCTTCTTCGAGGAACACGACCACGAGCGCATCGACCCCTACCCGGTCGCCGCGAACCGCTGGCGCGACGACGTGCTCTTGACGCAGGCCTCTATCTACGACTTCCAGCCACTCGTCACGTCCGGCGAGACGCCGCCGCCGGCCAACCCGCTGACCGTCTCCCAACCCTGCATCCGGATGCAGGACATCGACAACGTGGGCAAGACCGGTCGCCACACGATGGCGTTCGAGATGATGGCCCACCACGCGTTCAACGCCCGCGAGGAGGCCGGCGACAAGTACGCTTACGAGGGCGAGGTCTACTGGAAGGACGAGACGGTCCGCCTCTGCGACGAGTTCTTCGAGTCGCTCGGCGCTGACATCTCCGAAATCACCTACATCGAGGACCCGTGGGTCGGCGGCGGCAACGCCGGTCCGGCCTTCGAGGTGCTCTACCGCGGTGCCGAACTCGCCACCCTCGTCTTCATGTCGATGAAGCAGGACCCCGACGGCGACTACGAACTCAAGGACGGCAACACCTACTCGCCGATGGACACCTACATCGTCGACACGGGCTACGGGCTCGAACGGTGGACGTGGGTGTCGCAGGGGACGCCGACGGTGTACGAGGCCGTCTACCCCGACATGATCGAGTTCCTCAAGGACAACGTCGGCATCGAACACACCGACGAGGAGGAGGAACTCATCCACCGCGCGGCGAAGCTCTCGGGCCACCTCGACATCGACGAAATCGACGACCTCGCCACCGCGCGCGCCGAAGTCGCGGGCGAACTCGGCGTCGACGAGGCCGAACTCACTTCGCTGCTCCGCCCGCTCGAAGACATCTACGCCATCGCGGACCACTGCCGAACCCTCGCGTACATGTTCGGCGACGGCATCGTCCCCTCGAACGTCGGGACGGGCTACCTCGCCCGTATGGTCCTCCGGCGCACCAAGCGCCTCGTGGACAACCTCGGCGTGGACGCCCCGCTCGACGAACTCGTGGACATGCAGGCCGAGCGCCTCGACTACCAGAACCGCGACACCATCCGCGACATCGTCCGCAGCGAGGAGCGCAAGTACAGAAAGACGCTCGAACGCGGCTCCCGTAAGGTCCAGCAGCTCGCCGACGACTACGCCGACACGGACGAGCCCATCCCGCTCGACGAGCTCATCGAGCTGTACGACTCCCACGGCATCCAGCCCGACATGGTGCAGGACATCGCGGAAGAGCGCGGCGCGACCGTCGACATCCCCGACGACTTCTACTCGCTCGTCGCCGACCGCCACGAGCAGGTCGACGGCGAGGGCGAGGCCGACGAGCGCGACGACCGCCTCGGCGACCTGCCGGCGACGGACAAGCTCTACTACGACGACCAGGAACGCACCGAGTTCGAGGCCGTCGTCCTCGACGTGTTCGAGCGCGAGGAGGGCTACGACGTGGTCCTCGACCAGACGATGTTCTACCCCGAAGGCGGCGGTCAGCCCGCCGACCACGGCTCGCTCGCCACCGACGACACGACGGTCGAAGTGACCGACGTGCAAATCGTGGGCGACGTGGTGCTCCACCGAACCGACGAGGACCCCGGTAAGGGCGAGTTCGTCCGCGGCCAGCTCGACGCCGAGCGCCGCCGTCGGCTCATGCGCCACCACACGGCGACCCACGTCATCGGCCACGCCATCCGGACGGTCCTCGGCGACCACATCCGGCAGGCCGGCGCGTCGAAGGGCGTCGACCGCTCGCGGCTCGACGTGACCCACTACGACCGCATCACCCGCGAGGAGGTCACGCAGATAGAGCGCGTCGCCAACGAAATCGTGATGCGGAACATCCCGGTCAAACAGGAGTGGCCGGACCGCCGCGACGCCGAGAAGAAGTACGGCTTCGACCTCTATCAGGGCGGTATCCCGCCGGGCGAGCAGATTCGCCTCATCCACGTCGGCAGCGACGTGCAGGCCTGCGGCGGCACCCACGTCAAGCGCACCGGCGACATCGGGGCCGTCAAGGTGCTGACGACGGAGCCCGTGCAGGACGGCGTCGAGCGCGTCGTCTTCGCGGCGGGCGACGCGGCCGTCGAGGCCACCCAGCGCACCGAGGACGCGCTGTACGGCGCGGCCGACGTGCTCGACGTGAACCCCGCGGACGTGCCCGAGACGGCAGAGCGCTTCTTCACCGAGTGGAAGGAGCGCGGCAAGACCATCGACCGCCTGAAGACGGAACTCGCCGAGGCGCGCGCCGCGGCGGGGGCCGACGAAATCGACATCGACGGCACGCCCGCCGTCGTCCAGCGCCTCGACGGCGACGCGGACGAACTCCGCGCGACCGCGAACGCGCTGGTCGAAGAGGGGAAGGTCGCCGTTCTCGGCTCCGCCGCGGGCGGCAGCGCCCAGTTCGTCGTCGGCGTCCCCGACGACGTGGGCATCAACGCCGGGCAGGTCGTCGGTCGACTCGCCGGCAAGGTCGGCGGCGGCGGCGGCGGTCCCGCGGACTTCGCGCAGGGCGGCGGCCCCGACGTGGACGCGCTCGACGGCGCGCTCGACGAGGCTCCCGACGTGCTTCGGACGGTCCTGAACGCCTGAGTCGGTCGCGCGACGCCGACGAGTTCGCGTTCGCTTTCGCGGTTTCGCTTGCTTCGCGTCCGCGAGACGGACGCCCTAAGTCGCTCGCCCGCCGAGCCCCCGGTATGCCCACGGCAGTCGCGGACGGGGTCGAACTGTACTACGACAGCGAGGGCGACGGCGAGACGGTCGCCTTCGTCGGCGACGCGGGCTACGGCGCGTGGCAGTGGGGGTGGCAGCACGCCGCCGTCGCCGGCCGCTACGAGAGCCTCGTGACCGACCTCCGCGGGGCCGGCCGCTCCGACGCGCCCGCGGGGCCGTACTCGGTCGCGACGCTCGTCTCCGACCTCGTGGCCGTCCTCGCGGACGCGAACGTCAGGAAGGCCCACCTCGTCGGATTCGGCCTCGGCGGGCTGGTCGCGCTGGAGGCCGCGCGGACGACGAACCGCGCCCGGAGCCTCACGCTCGTCGGCACCGCCGCCTCCGGGGATGGCATCGACCCCGACCCGCTCTCCGCCGCGCCCGACGACCCGGCCGCGCTCCGCGAGTCGCTCGCGCCGGCGCTCTCCGAAGAATTTCGCGCGGAACAGCCTGACGTGGTCGAGCAACTCGTCTCGTGGCGCAAACGGGAGGACGCCGACCCCGAGGCGTGGGCCGCGCAGGCCGCCGCCGTCGCCGACTACGACGCCGGCCCGCTGTACGAGGTGACGGTCCCGACGCTCGTCCTCCACGGCGGCGACGACCCGGTCTGGCCGGTCGAGGGTGGCCGCGCGCTGGCCGAGGGTCTCCCCCGCGGCGAGTTCGAGTCGTTCGCGGGCGCGCGCCACCTCGTCACCGTCGAGCGGTCGCGGCTCGTCAACGACGCGCTCGTCTCCTTTCTCGAATCGCTCGACGACGACTGAGCGTCGCTGTCGGGCGCTCTCCCCGCGGTCGCCGCCGACGCGCCCCGTCGCAGATGCCGGCAGTGAGCGTTCCGGGCGCAACTTCTTTAGAGCCGCACCGATTGTCTCTCCACGATGACTCGCCCGCGACTCGCGTTCTTGGACGCCTCCCACGGCGATTCGAGCACGTCACGAAACTTCAGGCGCGAACTCGACGCCGACCTCGTCGAGTTCGACGTGACCGACGGCCGTCTCCCCGACCACTTCGACTACGACGGCGTCGTTATCAGCGGCTCGTCGTCCTCGGTCTACTGGGACGAGCCGTGGATTCGCAACCTCGTGTCGTGGGTCGCCGACGCCGACGAGCGCGGCGTCCCCCTCTTGGGCGTCTGTTTCGGCCACCAGGTCGTCGCGGCGGCGCTCGGCGGCACCGTCGAGGACATGGGCGCGTTCGAACTCGGCTACAACGAAATCGAGCGGACTCGCCCGGACGACGGGAACGACATCCTCGCCGGCATCGGTGAGCGCTTCACCGTCTTCACCTCCCACGGCGACCGGGTGACGGAACTCCCGTCTGGAGCGGACCTCCTCGCCGAAAACGAGTTCGGCGTCCACGCGTTCCGCCGGAATCACGCCTTCGGCGTCCAGTTCCACCCCGAGTACGACACCGACACCGCAGAAGCCATCGCCCGCCAGAAGGACTTCCTCCCCGACGAGCGGATTCGCTCGGTCGTCGACGGTATCACGCCGGAGAACTACGCCGCCGCCTGCGAGGCAAAGCGCCTGTTCGACAACTTCGTCACCTACGTGAACCGGACGAACGCGGGCTCGGTCGAATCGGCGGCCTGAGCGTTCCGACGGTCGCGAGCCGTCTTCGAGTCGCATCCGAGCCGCCGTCGAGTCGTGCCCCTCTCGCTGCCGAGCCGCGCCTGCCCCGCTTTCGTCACCGACTTTTCGGTCGTCCGTCTTCCCCGAATCTCGACCGAGCGAATCGCTTTTCACCGCGCCGAGCGCAGGGTCTATCATGCTCGATTATCTGGAATTGGAGGGCGACCTGACCGGCGAAGAGAAACTCGTCCGCGACGAGGCCCGCCGCTTCGTCGACGAGCAGGTCAAACCCGACATCGGCGAGCACTACGAGGCGGGGACGTTCCCGACCGACCTCATCCCGAAGATGGGCGACCTCGGCTTTTACGCGCCCAACCTCGACGGCTACGGCCTCCCCGGTCTCGGCGAGCGCGCCTACGGCCTCTTGATGCAGGAACTCGAAGCCGGCGACTCCGGCCTCCGGTCGATGGCGAGCGTGCAGGGGTCGCTCGTCATCTACCCTATCCACGCCTACGGCTCCGACGAGCAGAAACAGCGGTGGCTTCCGAAACTCGGGTCGGGCGAGGCGGTCGGCTGTTTCGGCCTGACTGAACCGCAACACGGCTCGGACCCGTCGGGGATGGAAACCCGCGCCGAGCGCGACGCCGACGGCTACGTCCTCAACGGCTCGAAGACGTGGATTACGAACTCGCCCATCGCGGACGTGGCGGTCGTCTGGGCGCGCGACGTGTCGGCGGAGGGGTCGCCGGTCCGCGGGTTCCTCGTCGAGACCGACCGCGACGGCGTGACGACGAACAAAATCGAGGGCAAACTCTCGATGCGCGCGTCGGTCACGGGCGAAATCGGCCTCGACGACGTGCGCGTGCCCGAGGAAGACGTGCTCCCGGGCGTCGAGGGGATGAACGGGCCGCTGTCGTGTCTCACGCAGGCGCGGTTCGGCATCGCGTGGGGCGTCGTCGGCGCGGCGCGCGACGCCTTCGAGGACGCCCGTCAGTACGCGAAGGACCGCGACCAGTTCGGCGGCCCCATCGCGCGGTTCCAACTCCAGCAGGGCAAACTCGCGGAGATGGCGACCCAAATCACGAACGCGCAACTGATGGCCCACCGCCTCACCGACTTGAAAGAGCGCGGCGACCTGCGACACCAGCAGGTGTCGATGGCGAAGCGCCACAACGTCCGCGTCGCCCGCGAGGTGACCCGAACCGCCCGCGAGATGCTCGGCGGCAACGGCATCACGACCGACTACTCGCCGATGCGCCACATGGAGAACATCGAGACCGTCTACACCTACGAGGGGA contains these protein-coding regions:
- a CDS encoding acyl-CoA dehydrogenase family protein, encoding MLDYLELEGDLTGEEKLVRDEARRFVDEQVKPDIGEHYEAGTFPTDLIPKMGDLGFYAPNLDGYGLPGLGERAYGLLMQELEAGDSGLRSMASVQGSLVIYPIHAYGSDEQKQRWLPKLGSGEAVGCFGLTEPQHGSDPSGMETRAERDADGYVLNGSKTWITNSPIADVAVVWARDVSAEGSPVRGFLVETDRDGVTTNKIEGKLSMRASVTGEIGLDDVRVPEEDVLPGVEGMNGPLSCLTQARFGIAWGVVGAARDAFEDARQYAKDRDQFGGPIARFQLQQGKLAEMATQITNAQLMAHRLTDLKERGDLRHQQVSMAKRHNVRVAREVTRTAREMLGGNGITTDYSPMRHMENIETVYTYEGTDDIHTLVLGADLTGIEAFH
- a CDS encoding type 1 glutamine amidotransferase, with translation MTRPRLAFLDASHGDSSTSRNFRRELDADLVEFDVTDGRLPDHFDYDGVVISGSSSSVYWDEPWIRNLVSWVADADERGVPLLGVCFGHQVVAAALGGTVEDMGAFELGYNEIERTRPDDGNDILAGIGERFTVFTSHGDRVTELPSGADLLAENEFGVHAFRRNHAFGVQFHPEYDTDTAEAIARQKDFLPDERIRSVVDGITPENYAAACEAKRLFDNFVTYVNRTNAGSVESAA